The Microcystis aeruginosa NIES-843 sequence AAGAAAGTCGTAGTAATCGCATCGTGCCGAGCAATGTCGCCAAGATCAAGGTGATCGGGGTCGGCGGTGGGGGCTGTAACGCCGTTAACCGCATGATCGCCAGCGGCGTGACCGGAATCGAATTTTGGGCAATTAACACCGATGCCCAGGCCCTGGCCCACTCCTCCGCCCCCCAGAGGTTACAAATCGGGACAAAATTAACCCGCGGCCTAGGGGCGGGCGGCAATCCGGCGATCGGACAGAAAGCGGCGGAAGAGTCCAGGGATGAAATCGCCCAAGCATTGGAAGGAACCGATCTAGTCTTTATTACCGCTGGGATGGGCGGCGGCACGGGAACGGGGGCCGCTCCAATTGTGGCCGAAATTGCCAAAGAAATCGGCTGTTTGACCGTGGGAGTTGTGACTCGTCCCTTTACCTTCGAGGGTCGTCGTCGCACTAATCAGGCCGATGAAGGGGTGGGTGGTTTACAAAGTCGGGTCGATACCCTGATTATTATCCCCAATAACCAGTTATTACAGGTAATACCCGCCGACACTCCCCTACAGGAGGCTTTTCGCGTCGCTGATGATGTGCTGCGACAAGGGGTACAGGGGATCTCGGACATTATCACTATCCCCGGTCTGGTGAATGTGGATTTCGCCGATGTGCGGGCAGTGATGGCCGATGCGGGTTCGGCCCTAATGGGCATCGGCATCGGTTCCGGAAAATCTCGGGCGAAGGAAGGAGCGATCGCTGCTATTTCCTCGCCGTTACTGGAATCCTCGATCGAAGGTGCGAAAGGCGTAGTCTTTAACATCACTGGTGGTCAAGATCTAACCCTACACGAAGTCAATGCCGCCGCCGAAATTATCTATGAAGTGGTGGATCCCAACGCTAATATCATCTTCGGGGCAGTAATTGACGAGAAAATGCAGGGAGAAGTCAGAATTACCGTCATTGCCACCGGTTTTTCCGGCGATTCCCCCTCTCGTCCCACCAGTAGCAAGGTGGTGATCAATGCCCCCGCACCCAGTCCGGCCCCGACTCCCGAACCACCAAAACCGGCGGGATTAGATATCCCCGAATTTCTGCAACGTCGTCGTCCTTTTGATCGCTAACCTCCTATGACTGCCATTGCCCTCACCATCGCCGGTTCCGATAGTGGTGGCGGCGCGGGAATTCAAGCTGATTTGAAAACCTTCGCCTTCCACCGAGTTCACGGCACCAGCGCCCTTACCTGCGTTACCGCCCAAAATACCCTGGGGGTCGAGCGCGTCGAGTCCTTAAGTCCAGAAATGGTAACGGCCCAAATCGATGCCGTGGTCAGGGATTTCGGTGTGCAAGCGGTCAAGACGGGAATGCTGTTTAGCAGCGAGATTATCGAAGCAGTGGCCGAGGCGATCGAGCGCTGGCGTTTAATCAGTTTAGTGGTGGATCCGGTCATGGTTTCGCGGGTAGGAGCCAAATTAATTGATGATCGGGCTATAGATAGTCTTTTTGATAGTTTAATTCCCCTAGCTTCGATTGTTACCCCTAATCGTTACGAAGCACAGCTTTTAAGTGGCATTGAGATCAATGATTTTGAGACGATGAAAGCGGCCGCCGAAATTATTTTCCAGAAGTCGGCCACACCCGTATTAGTGAAGGGGGGAGGCATGAAAGGCCGGCTGCGCGGGGTTGATATCTGCTTTGATGGGGAGGAATGGGAAACTTTTAAGACCAGAAGCGTCGAAACCAATAACACTCACGGGACTGGTTGTACTCTATCGGCAGCGATCGCTGCTAACCTCGCTTTGGGGGATGACCTGAAAATAGCGGTGAAAAAAGCCAAGGATTACGTTACTAACGCCCTTGAGCATTCCCTCGCTATCGGTCAAGGAACCGGTCCTGTGGGCCATTTTTACCGCTTAAAAGCCCTAAATTAGTCAATTCATCGAAAATTTTGGGTCTGAAACCCCGTCGTTCTACGACGGCTTTACTGTTAAATATGAGCATCGTTTACGAAATATATGCTAGTGTGAAAGGACATGGAAAAAGCCTATTCGTTTCGATTTTACCCCACACCCGAACAAGAGTCGCTATTGCGGCGCACTTTGGGCTGTGTAAGATTGGTTTACAATAAAGCTCTCCATCTCAGAACACAAGCTTGGTACGAAAAGCAAGAAAGAGTAGGCTACGATCAAACTTCTTCAGTGTTGACCGATTGGAAAAAACAAGAAGAATTAGACTTTTTAAACGAAGTTAGCTGTGTACCTTTACAACAAGGGTTAAGACATTTACAAACAGCTTTTACTAACTTCTTTGCTGGTCGGACTAAGTATCCTAACTTTAAGAAAAAACATCAAGGAGGAAGTGCCGAATTTACCAAATCAGCCTTTAAATTTAAAGACAAACAAATCTATTTAGCCAAATGCACAGAACCTTTACCTATTCGATGGTCAAGACAAATACCAGAAGCTTGTGACCCAAGTACAGTAACAGTCAGATTACATCCTTCTGGACGTTGGCATATCTCAATTAGATTTGATGACCCAACGATTAAGCCATTACCAGTAACAGATAAAGCCATCGGAATTGACTTAGGAATTAGTAGCCTCGTGATTACCAGCGATGGCGATAAAGTGTCTAATCCCAAGCATTTTAACAAGCATTATCGGAGACTGCGAAAAGCACAAAAAAATCTTTCTAGAAAACAGAAAGGGTCAAAAAATCGGGAAAAAGCGAGAATCAAAGTAGCCAGGATTCACGCTCGAATCACCGATAACAGAAAAGACCATTTACACAAGCTAACCACTCAATTAGTTCGTGAAAACCAAACGATTGTGGTTGAGAATTTAGCTGTCAAGAATATGGTCAAAAACCCGAAATTATCTCAGGCAATATCTGATGTTAGCTGGGGAGAAATAACCCGACAATTAGCCTATAAATGCCGTTGGTATGGGAGAAACTACATCGAAATAGATAGATGGTTTCCTAGCTCTAAAAGGTGTAGTAATTGCGGGTATATTGCCCTTGAAAATGCCGTTAAATGTTCGAGAATGGGACTGTCCAGACTGTGGGACTCACCATGACCGAGATATTAACGCCAGTAAAAATATTTTGGCCGCAGGGCTTGCGGTGTCAGTCTGTAGAGCGACCATAAGACCAGAACAGAGTAAATCTGTTAAGGCAGGTGCGGAACCCCGCAAGGGAAAGAAGCAGAAACCCAAATCGTGAGGTTTGGGAATCGCCGTCCGTTTTACGGCGGCGAGGATGTCAAAGTTTATCAGTTAAGGCTATTTGAATTGCCGGTCATCACCGTCCGGCCCCGGCGGCGAGGATGTCAATTGGGTCGATTTCTCCACCAGAAAACCTTTTAGTCTTGAGATAATATTGGGTAGGGGTCTGATGGTCTCCGTATCCAATCGGTAGGTCGATGGTCAGGTGGGGACGTGAAGACCTTGTTTTGAGTCAGAGGATAGAGAAGAGTGAAGAAATTGAGTATCTTGAGTGAAGAAATGAGTCGGTTTGATGGGGTAAGTCGATGAGACAATGGGATTGGAACCTAGTTTTTATCCACGGTACTGGGGTACGAGAACCTGCCTATAGCAAAACTGGGAGCATCTCACCTTTGCAATGAGCATAAATACTTAGTGGAAAAATAGGCTTTTCGAGGGTAATTCTTGTTTTAATTCTCCATGTACGCAGTCTTTAAAAGCCTCTATTTCGTTCCAAGACACGATTAAGAGTGGCTTTTAGGCTAAGTATAATTACTTATCGCGTAAGTGAGATGCTCCCGCAAAACTTTTAGTATCATTATCCGAAAATTGAAAGAACGCAATGAAAATTTGCGTTTTCAAAAGTGTTACTGGGGTGGTTCCCTCGGCACAACGTTAAATGCTGGGGGACTATCTATTCCAGTGTCGGATCAAAAAAAAGCCTCAGAAACCGATTTAACTGATGAAGACTACGTTCTGGGTTTATGGGAGTTACTATATCAGGATCCACTCATCGAACTGCAAATCCTAACCATAAGTTCCGAGGACAAAGGGGCTGTTTTTGGGGAAAAGCTAGGCGAGGATTTGGATAATCGGGTTCGAGCCTTAAATCCATCCTCTAATCTGCAAGAAATGCTCGATCAGGCTGGCATTGGCCAGTTTTTTAGTCAATCCCAATCCATTATCGTCAACGAAAGCGATTATCAAAAAGCGATCGAATCCGCCACGGAACCATTAGGAGAATACCGCATAGCGATCGCCCGTGCGCTGGTAGCCCAGAGTGCTATTTTGGTAAGGGATAACTATGGCGAATTCGCCTTATCGGTTAATGGGGGATTACGAGATCAAATTGTCGAGCAAATAGCGGCGGAATTAGGGGGTACGGAAAAAGGAGTTTTGTCCGGCATAAAAGAGATGATTTCTGGTACGATCAGGCGTATTATTCAGAATAATCTCCAAAGAAAGCGAAATGGATTCACGGAAGAATATAGTGGCACTTTGGGAGATATTTTGATGTATCAAGCAAGGGGACAAAAGCTTAGAGACTTTGTTCGCACAACCGTTGAACGTCTGGAATATCCCACCGTATTAATCGCCCATAGTTTGGGTGGTATTATTGCCGTCGATTTGCTATTAGAACAACAATTACCACAAGTGGCTTTGTTGGTGACGATCGGTTCTCA is a genomic window containing:
- the ftsZ gene encoding cell division protein FtsZ — translated: MTSINEIVPTYPNLNSNDYTSSAMSEDNHYSQNNAGVLFTRPHESQMTPREESRSNRIVPSNVAKIKVIGVGGGGCNAVNRMIASGVTGIEFWAINTDAQALAHSSAPQRLQIGTKLTRGLGAGGNPAIGQKAAEESRDEIAQALEGTDLVFITAGMGGGTGTGAAPIVAEIAKEIGCLTVGVVTRPFTFEGRRRTNQADEGVGGLQSRVDTLIIIPNNQLLQVIPADTPLQEAFRVADDVLRQGVQGISDIITIPGLVNVDFADVRAVMADAGSALMGIGIGSGKSRAKEGAIAAISSPLLESSIEGAKGVVFNITGGQDLTLHEVNAAAEIIYEVVDPNANIIFGAVIDEKMQGEVRITVIATGFSGDSPSRPTSSKVVINAPAPSPAPTPEPPKPAGLDIPEFLQRRRPFDR
- the thiD gene encoding bifunctional hydroxymethylpyrimidine kinase/phosphomethylpyrimidine kinase, which produces MTAIALTIAGSDSGGGAGIQADLKTFAFHRVHGTSALTCVTAQNTLGVERVESLSPEMVTAQIDAVVRDFGVQAVKTGMLFSSEIIEAVAEAIERWRLISLVVDPVMVSRVGAKLIDDRAIDSLFDSLIPLASIVTPNRYEAQLLSGIEINDFETMKAAAEIIFQKSATPVLVKGGGMKGRLRGVDICFDGEEWETFKTRSVETNNTHGTGCTLSAAIAANLALGDDLKIAVKKAKDYVTNALEHSLAIGQGTGPVGHFYRLKALN